AGTTCTGCGGTCGAGACCCGGTTGATGGTGTCGATCAGCCAGTTCATATATTTGAAATAGATCAGGCAGCCGAGATTGAGCGCGAGGCCGCTGATCAGAAACACTTTGGCGCGGTGGGGGCTTTTTTCGTGCGAGCGGGCGATGGCCGCGCCGATCGTGTAATTGACGAGAATCGAGGCGCAGAGCAGGAAGGTCAGCCGCCAGTCCCAATAGGAATAGAAGGCGAGCGAGGCCAAAGCCAGAAAGGCGACGCCGAACCGTCCGTTCAGGCGCGAGGCGAGAAAATAGCCGGCAAAGGCGATCGGCAGGAAGCCAAGCACGAAGGCGAAGGAATTGAACAGCATCGGCGTTCCGAACCTTTCTCCGCCGATATAGCCTCAAGCCGCGCCTTTCCTTGGTGAATGGACATGCTGAATCGCGCTCATTTTACGAGTCATGGCGCCTTTCAGGTTAATGGAATTGATCAAATTTTAAGTATTTTCGCGCCGATCTTTTCAACGGCGCCGCCCTAGCCTTCAGGTCGCGACGCGGCGGTTTTTCCGCGTTTCCCTCGCCCGGGGCTCATCATGGATCGCGTCAGCGTCGTCACCCCCACATATCATCGCCCGGAGCCCCTGCGTCGGGCGCTATTAAGCCTGTTCAGTCAGACGGACCTAGGCGATCTCGCGGTCGAAGTCATTGTCGTGGACAATTCGGCGGAGGCCGACGCCCACGCCGCCGTCGAGGCGCTCGCCGAGGAGGCGCCCTTTCCCGTGATCTATGTGAGCGAGCCGCGACCGGGCGTGGCCAACGCCCGCAACGCCGGGGTCGCGGCCGCGCGCGGGCGCTGGGTCGCTTTTCTCGACGACGACGAGGAGGCCGCCCCGCTCTGGCTCGCCGCTCTGGTCGAGGTCGCCCGCAACACCGGCGCCGACGCGGTGTTCGGGCCGATCGAGGCCTGCGCCGAGGGCGGGGGCGACATCGGCGCCTTCGCGCCCTTTTTCGAGCGCCGCATCCGCCGCCCCGAGGGCGCAGACATCACCGATCTCGCCGCCTTTCTCGGCACCAATAATTCCATGTTCGACCGCGCCGCCTGCCTGTCGGCTCCGGTCAATTTCGATCCGCGCCTCAACGAGGTCGGCGGCGAGGACAGCCTGCTGCTGCAACAATTGGTGAAATGCGGCCGGCGCTTTCATTTCGCGCCGCGCGCTTTGGTTCGCGAATGGGCCCCGCAACGGCGCCTGACCTGGGCCTATGTCAAAAAACGCAAATTCGTCAGCGGCCAGATCAGGGTCTTTGTCCAGAACATGATCCATCCGGGCCATTATGGCGTCATCGCCTTGTGGATGGCGGTCGGCGTCGCGCAAACCCTCGTCTTTGGCGCGGCGGCGCTGGCCGCGGCGCCTTTTGGCGCCGAACTGAGCCAGAAAATGGCGGCGCGCGTCCATGGCGGTCTCGGCAAGATCTTCTGGGCGCCGCGTTTCCGGCCGGCGCTTTACGGCCGGGGACTGGTGTCTTGAGCGACGGCAAAATCTCGCGCCGGGGCATGGTCGCGATCTTGAGCGCCGGCGGCGTCGCGGCGGGCGGTTTGCGTCTCGCCGCCGGGCCGTCGAAGGCGGCGCCTCCCGCCGACGCCGGGGTTGCCGCCGTGCGCATCGACGACCGCGCGCCCGGAACGGCGATCGACCCCTTCATCTATGGCTCCAACGAGATCGGAACCATGGACGGCGCCGAGCCGAGCGTCGAATATGACCGCCTCGCCGGCGTGACCATCCGCCGATTGGGCGGCAATCTGATGACGACCTATAATTGGCGCGACAACGCCGCCAATTCCGGCAAGGATTACGAGCACGCCAATAATGCGGGCCTGCTCGGCTTTCTCGGCGCGCCGAAGGCGGACTGGGGCCGTCCCGGCGAGGTTGTCGAACTTTTCCTCGCCAATAGCGGGAAGGTCGGCGCGAAGAGCCTGCTGACCTTGCCGCTCGCGGGCTATGTCGCCGCCGATTTCAACGGCGCGGTGCCGCCGGGCGAGGCGGCGCCGTCGCCGCGTTTCGTCGCGGTCGATTGGTCGGACAAGGAAGATTTGTCGCGCGGCGTCAATATTCCGGCCTTCGTCAAGCGCCTCGTCGCGGAGCATGGCGGCGCGGATGCGGGCGGCGTGCGCGGCTATTATCTCGACAACGAGCCGGGGCTCTGGCCGCAGACTCATCCCCGTATCGTGAAAAGCCCGCCGACCATCAAAGGCCTGATCGAAAAATCCCTGCGCGCGGCCGCCGTGATCAAGAAGATCGATCCCAAGGCCTGGGTGCTCGGCCCGGCAAGCTGGGGCGCGCCCGAATTCCTCAATTTCCAGAACGCGCCCGACTGGGGCGACTACAAGTCCCACGGCACTTTCCTTGCCGCCTATCTCGCGGCCTTCCGCGCCGAATCCGAGCGCAAGGGCGTTCGCCTGCTCGATCTGCTCGACGTCCACTGGTATCCCCAGGACCGGCGCGGCGCGCTCTATGGCTCCGAAAATCCCGCGCTTGCCGCGGAAATCCTCGATGCGCCGCGCTCGCTCGACGAGCCGGGCTTTTGCGAACAGTCCTGGGTCAGCGACCTGCTCGGCTGCGGTTCTTCGTCAGGACTGCGCCTGCCGCTGCTGCCGAGCCTGCGCGAGATCATCGCCGAAAATTTCCCCGGCCTCGGCCTGTCGATCGGCGAATATAATTATGGCGGACCGGGCCAGCTCTCGACCGGCCTTGGGGTCGCAGACGCCCTCGGCCGCTTCGGGCGCTCGGGCGTGAATGTCGCGGCCCATTGGGGGGCGCTGGCGGGCTGGGTCGGAGAGGCCTTCCGGCTTTATCGCATGAAGGACGCCGACGGTCAGTCGTTTGGCGCGCAAAGCCTTCCGGTCGAGAGCGGCGCCGGCCCCGGGCTTTCGCTCTTCGCCGCGCGCGGCTCCAACGGCCTGACCGATCTGGTCGCGATCAACAAAACCGCGCGGCCGATCATTTTCGACCTGCGTTTCGCGTCGAACCGTCCCGCCGCCTTGCGCGGGACGCTGGGCTTCGACCAGATCCGGCGGCAATGCAGCTTCCTCGACGAACCGGGCGACGATTCAGACCTCGTCCTGCGGCTCACCACGCCGGAATTTTCCGCGCGCCGCTATGTCCTGAACTCGCGGTAAAAATCCGAGGCTCGGCTCCCACCGGCAAATGACATTCTTCGGCGGAAAGGCGTCGTCCGCCGCAAGGCCGGCATATTCAGGAAAGCGGCCGCTGACCAAATGGACGGACAGGCCGCCAGCGACGCCGGGCTCGGCGCGCCCCCCGCGTCGGGGGTTTCAGTGAAGCTTGACGACCGGCTCGGTGCGCCGCGTGATGATGCGTGCGATCGTGTCGAGCGTCATCTTGGCCATGCCGTGAAGGGCCAGCTCGTGCATCTTGTAAAGCGACATATACATCATGCGCGCGAAAAAGCCTTCAACCATCATGCTGCCGCCGATCAGGCCGCCCATCAAACTGCCGACCGTACTGAACTCGCCGAGAGAAACGAGCGAGCCGAAGTCGCGGTAACGATAGTCCTGCAACGGCTTGCCGACCAGGCGTCGCCGAAACTGGGCATAGAGATGCGAAGCCTGCTGGTGCGCCGCCTGGGCGCGCGGCGGCACGACGCCGTCGTGCCCGATCCAGGGACAGGCGGCGCAGTCGCCGAAGGCGAAAATATTCTCGTCCCGCGTCGTCTGCAGCGTCGCTTTGACCACGAGCTGGTTGATGCGGTTGGTTTCGAGTCCGCCAATGTCTTTCAGAAAATCCGGCGCCTTGATGCCCGCCGCCCAGACCACCAGCTCAGCGGGGATGACGCGCCCATCCACCAGTTCGACGCCGTCGCGCAGCACGCGTGCGACCTTGGCGCCGGTCAATACCTGGACGCCCAGGCGCGTCAGTAAATCTTCGGCCGCGGTCGAGAGCCGCATCGGAAGCGATGTGAGAATGCGGTCGGCCGCCTCGACGACGGTGACTTTGATGTCCTTGTCCGGGTCCACCCGATCGAGGCCGTAGGCGACGACCTCGCGCGTCGTTCGATGCAGCTCCGCCGCCAGTTCGACACCGGTCGCTCCCGCGCCGATGATCGCAACCTTGAGCTGCTCCGGCCGTAATGGCGTCTGCTGGGCGTGCGCGCGAATGCAGGCGTTCACCATGCGCTCGTGGAACCGGGTCGCGTCGGCCTGTTCTTCCAGCTTCATCGCGAATTCCTTCACGCCCGGCGTGCCGAAATCATTGCTTTGGCTGCCGATTGCGATCACCAGCGTGTCATAGCCGAACGAGCGCTTCGGCGTGACCTCTCTGCCCTCGGAATCCACGTAAGGCGCCACATGGACCTCGCGCTTCTCGCGGTCGAGGCCGATCATCTCGCCGATGCGGTAGTGGAATCCATGCCAATGCGAGTGGGCGAGATAGTTCACCTCATGCTCCGACATGTCCATGCTTCCCGCCGCGATCTCGTGAAGCTTCGGCTTCCAGACATGTGTGCGGCTTCGATCGATCAGCGTGACGTCAAGCACGCCTTTGCGGCCGTATTTGTCGCCGAGCCTTGTCGCAAGCTCCAGACCGCCTGCGCCTCCACCGACGATGACGACGCGATGGCCGTGCTCCAAACGCTCTTCCGCGTTGGTCATGTTCCTCTCCGATGAAAACTTGGGCGCGGGCTTGCTCGATCCCGTCAACCGTTGGCTAAAGGACGTTGCGTTCGCGCGGAAACGCAGGGCCAGGAACTTTTTGGATTGATTGCGATATTTTCCGAGACCCGGCTTCCGCTTTTCTGGATCGTGTCGTTGGCCAACTTATCAGGCAGCCTTGCGGCGCCCGCCGACTTTGCCGCATGCGATGCGCGGCCGACGGTCGAAGGCGGCAAAAATATGCGCCCGTTTCGTAGCCCCCATCAATATGGCGCCGACCGCGATGCCGCTCCTGGACGCGACCCGAAGCGATTTATAAGAAATGGCGACGGCCTTGGCGTTCGGCTCGACCGGAATATCGGCTGGACCGTTGACTTCAGTTTTGGCGTCCGACCGCTTAGGGTCGATTCCACCGCATCGGAACGGTTTGGTTCGAGCCTCGAATCTTTGATTGGAACGGCTAGCTTTGCGCCGGTCGCGCGCGCAGGGCGAGTATGCCGGTCAGGCCGGCGAGCTTTTGACGGGCGAAGAGGGCGAGGAACACGGCATAGACCGCGACGCCGGCGCCGATCAGCACGGCCAGCGACGCCGGCCGGTTGAAATGCGGCAGGACCGGCGCCAGCCGCGTCACCACCAATCCCATCAAGGCGGCCAGAGCCCAGGCCGGCGCCAAGGCGAAAAAACGTTCGCGCCGCGACCAGCCGAGCAGGCGGGGCGCCGCGACGATGGCCACCGCCGCCTGGGCCATGTCGCCGGCGATGCGCGACAGGCCGACGCTGACCGGGCCGAAGCCGGCGGCGAAGACCAGCACCGCCATGGTGAGGCCGAAGGCGGCGATATTGGCGACCAGGCTATATTCCGGCCGCCCGCGCGCGCACAGGGCGGTAATGACGAGCCGAGCCGGCAGGCAGATCGCCGTGCCGAGCGCGAGGCACGCGCCGATGACCACGGCCTCGTCCCAGCCGGGGCCGGCGATCAGCGGCAGCAGAATGGGAGTCACTGCGGCAAGGCCGACGAAAACCGGGGCGATGGCGAGCGCGGCGTGGGAGACGATGGTCCGAGCGCGGGCGCTCAGCCGTTCGGGGTCTTCCTGCAGGCGCGTAAGGAAGGAAAAGGCGAGATTGTGGCCGGTGGCGCCGATCGCCGAGCGCAAGGGCTCGACCAGCCGCATCGCCATGTTCACATAGCCCAGCACATTGAGGCCATAGAGCCCGCCGACGGCATAGTTGAAGACGAGATAGGTCAGATTGTCGATCAGCCGGTCCGCGAGCGACACGCCGCCATAGCGCGCGAGGTCGCGCAGGGCGCCGAGCGAGCGGCTCGGCAGGATGAGCACATTGGCGCCCGCCTGCAGCAGGACCGCCCGGGCGGCCGCGACGAGAAGGCGCTGGGCGATCAGCGCCCAGACGCCGGCGCCGGCGAGCGCGAGCGCGACCGAGGCGGCTATGCCGATGGCGTTGCCGAACAAAGTCGCCTTGGCGAGATCGGCGAAACGGCGCTGGCGGCGGATCAATCCGGTGACGATATCGGCATGGCCGGAGAAAAAGGCGGAAATCATGCCGACCGGCAGCAGCCAGACGAATTGCGGCTCGTGATAGGCGCGGGCGAGGACGAAGCCGAGGGGAATGGCGAGCAGGACGCAGGCGAGGCTCGCCAGCCAGCTCGCCGAAAGCGCGGCGCGCAGATGGGCGAGGCGGAGAACCTTGCGCTGGGCCAAAGCCTCCTCGAAAGGCGCGCCGACCAGCACGCTGGCGACGGTGACGACGGTAAGCGCCAGCGCGGAGACGCCGAAATCATGGGGGCTAAGGCAGCGCGACAAGACCGCCGTGCTCGCGGTGAGCATGGCGAGGCGCCCGATGGCGTCCATGCCGGACCAGCTCAGCCATTTCATGAGACGATGACGCATTTCCGCTCCCGGCGCGGCTTGCGCCGTCGTGACCCGCCATCATTATAGGCGTGGGCCGGCCGCGGGGCGTGTTTTTCGCGCCGGGCGGTTAATGCGGGCTTCAGGCCGCCGCGGATTCGGCGCTGATGCCCGGCGCTGCGCGGACATATGCGGCGAAGGAGCCGGGCCGCGACCCGAGCCGCGCGAGCAGGCGTGGCGCGTCGGCCTCGTCGCCTGGTTCGCGCGAGACGACCAGCAGAATCTGGTCGGCGGCGGGGACGAGCGCGCGAAGCCCTTCCTCGTCGCTGGCGTCCGGCCCGTCAAGAACGACGAAATCGAAATGGTCGTTGATGCCGGCGACCGGACGGTAAAGGCTGTCTTCGGCGATCTCCGCGCAAATCCGCTCCTCGTCGGCCCAGGCCGGAATGAGGCTCAGAGATTGCGAAAAGGGCGCGAGCCGGACCAGCGGGCGGATGCGGCCGGCCAGTTTGATCAGGGTTTTCGGGGCGTTGGGCGATACAGCCTGATCCTGCGCCGGATGGGCGGAATGGGCGTCGATCACCAGAGCGCGATCGCCCTCCGCCGCCGCGACCCGCGCCAGATTGGCGGCGAGCGTCGAGGCGCCGGCCTGAGGCCAGGTGGCGGCAACCAGCACGACCAGCGGGCGCTCGTCCTCGGGATCGCGGCGCCTGTCGTTTTCCTCGCGCAGGCGGCGGTAGATTGCGCGCGCCGTTTCCGAAAAGGGTGAGTGAGGCCTTTTGCGGGCCTCGCTGAGGAAAGCGGCGCCGTCGCCTGGCGGCCCGGCGGCGGGCGCGATCACTGGCAGGTCGCCGAGACATTCGAGCGGCTGGCTCGAAGGCGCAAGCGCCTCGCGGGCGGCGTCTTCCTTCCCGCCTTCTTCGTCAAAGACGTCGCGCGCCTGTTCGCCGTCTTCGTCATCGGCGGCGGGCGCCGCGCCCGGCGCCTCGAAAATGGTGGCGAAGGCCAGCGCGCCGAAGGCGAGGGCCGCGCCGACGACGCCGCCGGCGACGGTCCACAAGGCCATGCTGACGGCCTTGTTCTTGGCGCTCGGCGCGCGGGCCGGCGAAATGATGCGGAAATTCGGGGCTTCGCGCCGGCTCATGTCGTCGGCTTCGCGCCAGCGCGTCTGGAACATGGCGAGCGACTTGCGCTTGGCCTCGATGTCCGATTCCATCTCCTGAATCCGGGGCTCGAATTCGCGGGCGCGGGTGGTTTCGGCGGAGAGGCCGTCGAGCTGCTTCGACAGCGCCGCGACCTGGCTCTGGGCTTCGCCGAGCTGGGCCTTGGTCGAGCGGCGCAAGCCGGCGAGCGATTGGGCGATGCGGCGGTCCAATTCGCGCAACCTCGCCTTGCCGGCGACCACCGATGGATAGAGGTCGCCGAGCGTGCCCTGCAATTGTTCGAGTTCGTTGCGCGCGGCGGCGCGGCTTTCGATGAGGAGCTGCAATTGCCGCGACTCGGGGTCGGGGCCGAAGGACGCGACCGCGCCGACGTCGCGGGGAGAGGCTTCGAGTTGTTTGAGGCGGGCGCGGGCCTGGGCCTCGCGATTTTCCGCCGCGGTGAGGGCATCCGTGGTCTCGGCGATCCGCCGCTGCGAGATCGCCTTGTCATTCATGCCGACAAGATTATGCGCGACCCTGAAATTGAGGAGCTTGCTTTCCGAGTCGCCGAGCTGGCGGCGCAAATCCTCGACCCGCATGTTGAGGTCGGCGGCGAGGCGCCGGGCGGACGCCATGCGGTCGATGGCGTTGACGTCGCCATAGGCCTTGACCACGGCGTTGGCGAGTTCCGAGGCGCGCTCGGGGCTTTTGGCGGCCGCCGTGATCGTGACCAGGAAGCTGCGCTCGGCGCGGGTGATCGCGATCTCCCTCTGGAGAACGAGCAGGGTCTTGGTTTCGGCAAGTTCGCGCGCACGGCGCGCCTCGGGGCTTTCCGGCGGCGTTTCGGCGTCCGGCTGGAGCGGCGGCGCGCCGGCGAGGCCGAGTTGGTGAATGACGCGGAGCAGCACGCGCTCCGAGCCGATCACCCCCATCTGGCTTTCGACATAATTGATCGCCGCATTGGCGTCGAGCGCGGAAGGCGCCTGATCGGCGTCGAAGGAGCGGAATTCCTGCGGGTCGATCAGGATTTGCGCGCTCGCCTTGTAGGTCGTCGGCAGGATCAGCTTGGCCATGCCGGCGAGCGCGCCGCAGATGAGGCCGGCGGCGACGATCGTTCTGAAATGTTTTCCGGCGCGCCGGCCGAGCAGGACCGCGGCGTCGCGCCACGGATTGCCGCTCTCGGCCAGCTCAGGCTCGATCGTCTCCGGCGTCATGGAGGGCGCGCCGGACACTCCCGAGGCCGTGGCATGCGAAACGGTCATGACATTCCTGAAAACGAACTGCGGCCACGCTACCGGGCGCGTCCTCGCCAGCTTCGTCGATCATGGTTAACAACGGCTTGCCGCTGGCGTTGTATTCCAGTCCCCATGCAATTTTCTGGTCATTCCATGCCGGCGGTTGAAACCATCCGCGCCTTTTCCCGGCTTGCAGCCTTGCGCCGCGAATGCGGGGCCCGCGGCTGCGCTCTTCGCGGTCCGCGCGGCGGTCCTGGCGCCTCGGGGTTCCGGGCCAGCGGACTTGGAATCGCCCGGACATCGTGGTTTAGATCAAAACCGGAGCCGTATCCGGCCTGCTAACCGCCCGCGAGAATGTTCATGACCGAAACGAAAACGCCGCGGAACAAATCAGACGAAACGGCGTGCGAAACGAGCCCCTTCGCCTTTGACGTTCCGGGCGGTCCGCTGTCGCCGGCCGCGCTCGGCCCCGCCGTCGCCGATGTGTTGAGCCACGCCGCGACAGCGCCCGGCTATGCCGCCGAGGTCGCGAAAGCGGCGGCGCGCCAGAGCCTGTATGCGCTCGAAGCCGGGGGCCGGCCACAGGCCGACAAGGAAGACCATCGCTTCGCCGATCCGGCCTGGGGCGTCGCGCCGTTCAATTTCTTCGCCAGCAATTTTCTTCTCATCGAGGATTGGCTCAATTCCGCCATTCTCAGCACGCCGGGGGTCTCCCCGCGCCACGCCAGGCTCGCCGCTTTCGCCGCTCGGCAATGGCTCGACGCGTTCTCGCCCTCAAACCTCCCCTGGACCAATCCCGAAGTCTTGCGCGCGACTTTCAAGGAGGGCGGGCTCAATTTCGTGCGCGGCTACCAGCATTGGCTGGAGGACCTGCGCCACGAGTTCGACCCCAAGACCGCCGCCGCGGCGGAGGAATTCGTGGTCGGGCGCGACGTCGCGGCGACGCCGGGCAAGGTCGTTCTGCGCAACGAATTGATCGAGTTGATCCAATATGCGCCGCAGACGCCGCAGACGCGTCCAGAGCCGCTGCTGATCGTCCCGGCCTGGATCATGAAATATTACATTCTCGACCTCTCGCCGCACAATTCCCTCATCCGCTATCTGGTCGGGCGCGGTTTCACCGTTTTCTGCATTTCCTGGCGCAATCCAGGGCCGGAAATGGCGGAGACTTCGTTCGACGATTATCGCCGGCTCGGCGTGATGGCGGCGCTCGACGCGGTTTCGGCGATCGGCGGCGCGGAGAAGATCCATGCGCTCGGCTATTGTCTCGGCGGCACCCTGCTGTCGGTCGCCGCCGCGGCCATGGCGCGCGACGGCGACGACAGGCTCGCGACCCTCTGCCTCCTGGCGGCCCAGACCGATTTCACAAAGGCCGGCGAACTCCAGATCTTCGTGGACGAGACGCAGCTCGACCAGCTCGACCGCATCATGGCCCGGCAGGGCTATCTCGACGCCAGCCAGATGGCCGGCGCTTTCAGCATGTTGCGCGCCCGCGACCTGATCTGGTCACGTATGGTCAAGAGCTATTTGCTCGGGGAAAAGGCCCACACCAACGATCTGATGGCCTGGAACGCCGACGCCACCCGCATGCCCTGTCGCATGCACTCGACCTATTTACGCGCGCTGTTCCTGCACAATGATCTGGCCGAAGGCCGTTTCGAGGCCGGCGGCAAGCCGGTGCGCCTCGACGACATCCACGCGCCGGTCTTCGCGGTCGGAACCGAGGGCGATCATGTCGCGCCCTGGCGCTCGGTCTACAAGATCCGTCGGTTCGTTTCGGGCGACGTCGTCTTCCTGCTGGCGGCGGGCGGACATAATGGCGGCATCGTGAGCGAGCCTGGCCATCGCAAAAGGTCCTACCGCCTGCTCGATCTCGGGCCGCGGCGGAGCGCGCCGGCGCCGCGGGATTATCTCGCCAGGGCGAGCGTTCATCCCGGCTCGTGGTGGCCCACTTTCGCCGATTGGCTCGACGCCCATTCGGGCGCGTTCGGTCCGCCGCCGCCCATGGGCGCCGCTTTGTGCGACGCCCCGGGAACGTATGTCCACCAACGCTGAAGCGAAGGCGGAACGCCGCGAGCTATTTGCCGCTCTGGCGGCGCCCGCGGCTTGAGGGGCCGGCCG
This genomic interval from Candidatus Rhodoblastus alkanivorans contains the following:
- a CDS encoding NAD(P)/FAD-dependent oxidoreductase gives rise to the protein MTNAEERLEHGHRVVIVGGGAGGLELATRLGDKYGRKGVLDVTLIDRSRTHVWKPKLHEIAAGSMDMSEHEVNYLAHSHWHGFHYRIGEMIGLDREKREVHVAPYVDSEGREVTPKRSFGYDTLVIAIGSQSNDFGTPGVKEFAMKLEEQADATRFHERMVNACIRAHAQQTPLRPEQLKVAIIGAGATGVELAAELHRTTREVVAYGLDRVDPDKDIKVTVVEAADRILTSLPMRLSTAAEDLLTRLGVQVLTGAKVARVLRDGVELVDGRVIPAELVVWAAGIKAPDFLKDIGGLETNRINQLVVKATLQTTRDENIFAFGDCAACPWIGHDGVVPPRAQAAHQQASHLYAQFRRRLVGKPLQDYRYRDFGSLVSLGEFSTVGSLMGGLIGGSMMVEGFFARMMYMSLYKMHELALHGMAKMTLDTIARIITRRTEPVVKLH
- a CDS encoding oligosaccharide flippase family protein, with amino-acid sequence MRHRLMKWLSWSGMDAIGRLAMLTASTAVLSRCLSPHDFGVSALALTVVTVASVLVGAPFEEALAQRKVLRLAHLRAALSASWLASLACVLLAIPLGFVLARAYHEPQFVWLLPVGMISAFFSGHADIVTGLIRRQRRFADLAKATLFGNAIGIAASVALALAGAGVWALIAQRLLVAAARAVLLQAGANVLILPSRSLGALRDLARYGGVSLADRLIDNLTYLVFNYAVGGLYGLNVLGYVNMAMRLVEPLRSAIGATGHNLAFSFLTRLQEDPERLSARARTIVSHAALAIAPVFVGLAAVTPILLPLIAGPGWDEAVVIGACLALGTAICLPARLVITALCARGRPEYSLVANIAAFGLTMAVLVFAAGFGPVSVGLSRIAGDMAQAAVAIVAAPRLLGWSRRERFFALAPAWALAALMGLVVTRLAPVLPHFNRPASLAVLIGAGVAVYAVFLALFARQKLAGLTGILALRARPAQS
- a CDS encoding glycoside hydrolase family 44 protein, yielding MSDGKISRRGMVAILSAGGVAAGGLRLAAGPSKAAPPADAGVAAVRIDDRAPGTAIDPFIYGSNEIGTMDGAEPSVEYDRLAGVTIRRLGGNLMTTYNWRDNAANSGKDYEHANNAGLLGFLGAPKADWGRPGEVVELFLANSGKVGAKSLLTLPLAGYVAADFNGAVPPGEAAPSPRFVAVDWSDKEDLSRGVNIPAFVKRLVAEHGGADAGGVRGYYLDNEPGLWPQTHPRIVKSPPTIKGLIEKSLRAAAVIKKIDPKAWVLGPASWGAPEFLNFQNAPDWGDYKSHGTFLAAYLAAFRAESERKGVRLLDLLDVHWYPQDRRGALYGSENPALAAEILDAPRSLDEPGFCEQSWVSDLLGCGSSSGLRLPLLPSLREIIAENFPGLGLSIGEYNYGGPGQLSTGLGVADALGRFGRSGVNVAAHWGALAGWVGEAFRLYRMKDADGQSFGAQSLPVESGAGPGLSLFAARGSNGLTDLVAINKTARPIIFDLRFASNRPAALRGTLGFDQIRRQCSFLDEPGDDSDLVLRLTTPEFSARRYVLNSR
- a CDS encoding glycosyltransferase family 2 protein; translation: MDRVSVVTPTYHRPEPLRRALLSLFSQTDLGDLAVEVIVVDNSAEADAHAAVEALAEEAPFPVIYVSEPRPGVANARNAGVAAARGRWVAFLDDDEEAAPLWLAALVEVARNTGADAVFGPIEACAEGGGDIGAFAPFFERRIRRPEGADITDLAAFLGTNNSMFDRAACLSAPVNFDPRLNEVGGEDSLLLQQLVKCGRRFHFAPRALVREWAPQRRLTWAYVKKRKFVSGQIRVFVQNMIHPGHYGVIALWMAVGVAQTLVFGAAALAAAPFGAELSQKMAARVHGGLGKIFWAPRFRPALYGRGLVS
- a CDS encoding PHA/PHB synthase family protein, whose translation is MTETKTPRNKSDETACETSPFAFDVPGGPLSPAALGPAVADVLSHAATAPGYAAEVAKAAARQSLYALEAGGRPQADKEDHRFADPAWGVAPFNFFASNFLLIEDWLNSAILSTPGVSPRHARLAAFAARQWLDAFSPSNLPWTNPEVLRATFKEGGLNFVRGYQHWLEDLRHEFDPKTAAAAEEFVVGRDVAATPGKVVLRNELIELIQYAPQTPQTRPEPLLIVPAWIMKYYILDLSPHNSLIRYLVGRGFTVFCISWRNPGPEMAETSFDDYRRLGVMAALDAVSAIGGAEKIHALGYCLGGTLLSVAAAAMARDGDDRLATLCLLAAQTDFTKAGELQIFVDETQLDQLDRIMARQGYLDASQMAGAFSMLRARDLIWSRMVKSYLLGEKAHTNDLMAWNADATRMPCRMHSTYLRALFLHNDLAEGRFEAGGKPVRLDDIHAPVFAVGTEGDHVAPWRSVYKIRRFVSGDVVFLLAAGGHNGGIVSEPGHRKRSYRLLDLGPRRSAPAPRDYLARASVHPGSWWPTFADWLDAHSGAFGPPPPMGAALCDAPGTYVHQR
- a CDS encoding exopolysaccharide transport family protein, with translation MTVSHATASGVSGAPSMTPETIEPELAESGNPWRDAAVLLGRRAGKHFRTIVAAGLICGALAGMAKLILPTTYKASAQILIDPQEFRSFDADQAPSALDANAAINYVESQMGVIGSERVLLRVIHQLGLAGAPPLQPDAETPPESPEARRARELAETKTLLVLQREIAITRAERSFLVTITAAAKSPERASELANAVVKAYGDVNAIDRMASARRLAADLNMRVEDLRRQLGDSESKLLNFRVAHNLVGMNDKAISQRRIAETTDALTAAENREAQARARLKQLEASPRDVGAVASFGPDPESRQLQLLIESRAAARNELEQLQGTLGDLYPSVVAGKARLRELDRRIAQSLAGLRRSTKAQLGEAQSQVAALSKQLDGLSAETTRAREFEPRIQEMESDIEAKRKSLAMFQTRWREADDMSRREAPNFRIISPARAPSAKNKAVSMALWTVAGGVVGAALAFGALAFATIFEAPGAAPAADDEDGEQARDVFDEEGGKEDAAREALAPSSQPLECLGDLPVIAPAAGPPGDGAAFLSEARKRPHSPFSETARAIYRRLREENDRRRDPEDERPLVVLVAATWPQAGASTLAANLARVAAAEGDRALVIDAHSAHPAQDQAVSPNAPKTLIKLAGRIRPLVRLAPFSQSLSLIPAWADEERICAEIAEDSLYRPVAGINDHFDFVVLDGPDASDEEGLRALVPAADQILLVVSREPGDEADAPRLLARLGSRPGSFAAYVRAAPGISAESAAA